A portion of the Vicinamibacteria bacterium genome contains these proteins:
- a CDS encoding bifunctional homocysteine S-methyltransferase/methylenetetrahydrofolate reductase, giving the protein MNSAKASAAGVKSFLERIGDGVVVGDGAMGTMLYGRGVFLNRCFDELNLSNPALVRAIHEEYLDAGADVVETNTFGAHRFKLGPHGLEAQVRRINREGARIARQAAEGRGLVAGSLGPIGKPLAPLGNIPFEEAVAAYREQAEGLGEGGVDLFMIETMPSLDQARAALEAVRATSSLPVVVSLTFNEEGTTFYGETPEDVVRSLEAWGVPVIGANCSQGPQAMLETVKRMAAVVTKARLAAMPNAGAPALVDGRYVYLCTPEYMASYSRRFLAAGVDLVGGCCGTTPDHIRNLVRSVRMVQPSREEVPVIPPSRPKEAPAPVPREEKSALARKLGKRFVVSVELDPPKGADPGLILERAQYCKENEIDAINVADGPRASARMSAQSLCVLLQNKVGVDTILHYTCRDRNLLGIQSDLLGAYALGLRNILAITGDPPKLGDYPDATAVYDVDSIGLIRIMDHLNHGCDLAGNLIGPALGIHIGCGADPSKLDREKEVRRLEQKVEAGAEYIMTQPVYDPRSLESFLGLIKHIQIPILVGVLPLYSHRNAEFLHNEVPGMTIPDDIRERMRKAGSGEKAQAEGVSIAREAARAARDLAQGVYVMPPFNKVELAVRVVEVLH; this is encoded by the coding sequence ATGAACAGCGCGAAGGCCTCCGCCGCGGGCGTCAAGTCCTTCCTGGAGCGGATCGGGGATGGCGTGGTGGTGGGCGACGGCGCCATGGGCACGATGCTCTATGGGCGGGGCGTGTTCCTGAACCGCTGCTTCGACGAGCTGAACCTCTCGAACCCCGCTCTCGTGCGCGCGATCCATGAAGAGTACCTGGATGCGGGGGCGGACGTCGTCGAGACCAACACCTTCGGCGCCCACCGCTTCAAGCTGGGACCCCACGGGCTGGAGGCCCAGGTCCGCCGGATCAACCGGGAGGGAGCGCGCATCGCCCGCCAGGCGGCGGAGGGGCGGGGTCTGGTGGCGGGCTCCCTAGGCCCGATCGGCAAGCCGCTCGCGCCTCTCGGCAACATCCCGTTCGAGGAGGCGGTGGCCGCGTACCGCGAGCAGGCGGAGGGGCTGGGGGAAGGGGGGGTCGACCTCTTCATGATCGAGACCATGCCCTCCCTCGACCAGGCCCGGGCCGCTCTGGAGGCTGTCCGCGCCACGTCCTCCCTGCCCGTGGTCGTCTCCCTCACCTTCAACGAGGAGGGCACGACCTTCTACGGAGAGACCCCGGAGGACGTGGTGCGGAGCCTGGAGGCTTGGGGCGTCCCCGTCATCGGAGCGAACTGCAGCCAGGGTCCGCAGGCCATGCTGGAGACGGTGAAGCGCATGGCCGCGGTGGTGACGAAGGCTCGGCTGGCGGCCATGCCCAACGCGGGTGCGCCCGCGCTGGTGGACGGGCGGTACGTCTACCTGTGCACGCCGGAGTACATGGCTTCCTATTCCCGGCGCTTCCTGGCCGCGGGCGTGGACCTGGTGGGCGGCTGCTGCGGAACCACCCCCGACCACATACGAAACCTGGTCCGCTCGGTACGCATGGTTCAGCCTTCGCGCGAGGAGGTGCCGGTCATTCCGCCCTCCCGCCCCAAGGAGGCCCCCGCTCCCGTCCCCCGCGAGGAGAAAAGCGCGCTCGCCCGAAAGCTCGGAAAGAGGTTCGTGGTGTCGGTGGAGCTGGATCCGCCCAAAGGGGCGGACCCGGGGTTGATCCTGGAGCGAGCCCAGTACTGCAAGGAGAACGAGATCGACGCCATCAACGTGGCGGACGGTCCCCGCGCCTCGGCCCGCATGAGCGCCCAATCCCTGTGCGTGCTCCTGCAGAACAAGGTGGGGGTGGACACCATCCTCCACTACACCTGCCGGGACCGGAACCTGCTAGGCATCCAATCGGACCTGCTCGGGGCATACGCCCTCGGCCTGCGCAACATACTGGCCATCACCGGGGACCCCCCCAAGCTGGGCGACTACCCGGACGCCACCGCCGTCTACGACGTGGACTCCATCGGCCTCATCCGCATCATGGACCACCTGAACCACGGCTGCGACCTGGCCGGGAACCTGATCGGCCCCGCCCTCGGCATCCACATAGGCTGCGGGGCGGACCCCAGCAAACTGGACCGAGAGAAGGAGGTCCGGAGGCTGGAGCAGAAGGTGGAAGCGGGAGCCGAGTACATCATGACCCAGCCCGTCTACGACCCCCGTTCCCTGGAGTCCTTCCTGGGGTTGATCAAGCACATCCAGATCCCGATCCTGGTGGGCGTCCTGCCCCTCTACTCCCACCGTAACGCCGAGTTCCTGCACAACGAGGTGCCGGGGATGACCATCCCCGACGACATCCGGGAGCGCATGCGCAAGGCGGGTTCGGGGGAGAAGGCCCAGGCGGAAGGGGTGAGCATCGCCCGGGAGGCCGCCCGGGCCGCCCGCGACCTGGCCCAGGGGGTCTACGTCATGCCCCCCTTCAACAAGGTCGAGCTGGCGGTGAGAGTCGTCGAGGTGCTGCACTAA